The DNA region AGCCAGGGCAGCAGCGGGAAGAACGCCAGGTTCGAGTGCACGCTGCCGTCCGGCAGCTTCACCTCCCAGCCGTAGCCGAAGTCGGCGACGCGGGTGTACCAGAGCGAGTCCCAGCGGGCGGACAGCAAGGTGTGCGGACTCTTGCCCGCCGCGGCACCCCACACGGCGAGCACCACGAGCCCCAGCGCGCGCACCCCGGCGTACACAAAGAGCGCGGGCGCTGCCCGGCGCAGCGCGGCGGCGGTCCGGTGCCCCGTGGCGGGACGCTGATCAAGATCGGTCACGGGCTCGATTATCGGCTCCCGACCCGGATGCTCGTGACGGCGCGAGGGCATCCGAACATCACCGGCACGAGCGAACGTGGCGCACACCACACGCCCGCGCGGCAACCATGAGAGGTCCGCCACGCGAGCCGGCCGGGGACTCGCGTACGCTGACGGCCACTCGCCGTTCACAGCCGCCACAGCCGGACGACCGGATCCCGTAGGGTCCCGCCGGCCCCCCACTGGCCGCACTCGCGAGGAATCACTGGGAGGTACGCACATGTCCGGGACGACCACGGCCGCCGCTCCATCCGGCCGTCGGCCCCCCGGCGAGGGCGCCAACCGCTGGGTCGTGCTCGTCGTCCTCTGCGTCAGCCTGCTCCTTGTCGCCGTCGACGCCACCGTCCTGCACGTCGCCGTGCCCGCCGTCACCGAGGACCTCAAGCCCGGCGCGATCGAGCTCCTGTGGATCGTCGACATCTATCCGCTGGTCTGCGCCTCGCTCCTGATCCTCTTCGGCACCCTCGGCGACCGCGTCGGCCGCAGACGCGTCCTGCTCCTCGGCTACGGCCTCTTCGGCGTGGCCTCCGCGATCGCGGCGCTCGCCGACACCCCGGACGTCCTCATCGCGGCCCGCGCGCTGCTCGGCGTCGGCGGCGCGATGATCATGCCCGCGACGCTCTCGATCCTGCGCCAGGTCTTCCCCGACCGGCGCGAGCGCGCCCTCGCGATCGGCGTCTGGAGCGCCGTCGCCGCCGTCGGCGCCGCCTGCGGACCGCTCCTCGGCGGCTTCCTCCTCGAACACTTCTGGTGGGGCTCGGTCTTCCTCATCAACATCCCGCTGATGCTCGTCAGCCTGCCCGTCGGACGCTGGCTCCTGCCCGAGTCGACCGGCGCCCGCAACGGGCCCTGGGACGTCGTCGGCGCCCTGATGGCCGCCGGTGGGCTCTTCGGCCTCGTGCTCGGCGTCAAGCGGCTCGGCGGCGGGGAGTCGCCGCTCGGCGCGACCACGCTGCTCGCGCTCCTCGTGGGCGGCGGACTCCTGGTCGCCTTCGTGCGCCGCCAGCGGCGCCGGCGGCATCCGCTCGTCGACCTCGCCATGTTCACGCGGCCCGCGTTCAGCACGTCCGTGGGGTGCATCGTCCTCGCGATGCTCGCCCTCGTCGGGCTCGAACTCATCGCCGCCCAGTACCTCCAGCTCGTCCTCGGCCTGTCCCCCCTGGAGACCGGTCTCCGCCTCCTCCCCCTCACCATCGCCGCCATGGCCGCGGGGCTCGCCGGGTCCCGCATGCTCCAGCGCTTCGGGCCGCGCGCCATGGTCGCCTCCGGCTTCGGGCTCACCGCCCTCGCCGTCGCCGCCCTCACCGCCATGGGCAGCGAGGACAACGCCCCGCTGCTCCTCACCGGCTTCGTGCTGCTCGGCTTCGGCCTGGAGACCACGCTCTTCGGTGCCTACGAGTCGATGCTCAGCGAGGCGCCCCAGACCCAGGCCGGCGGGGCCGCCGCCATCGGTGAGACCTCCTACCAGCTCGGCGCCGGGATCGGCATCGCGCTCCTCGGCAGCGTCATGAACGCCGCGTACGCGCCCGGGCTCTCCTCCGTCCGGGGCGTGCCCGCCGCCGACAGCGCTGCCGCCGGGCATTCGCTCGGTGAGGCCTACGACGTCGCCGATCGGCTCGGCGGGGCGCAGGGGGAGGCGCTGCGGGTCGCCGCCCGGGACTCCTTCGTGCACGGGCTGCACGTGACGCTCCTGGTCAGTGCGGGGCTGTTGCTTCTCGGGGCGCTCGCGGCGCTGCGGCTGCCCCGGGTCATGGAGTGCGGGGGCTCTGCCGGGGAGGTCGAGCCGGGCATACCTGTTCCTCGCGAGGGCGCGGGGGTTCCGGCGGAGTCCCTGCGCTGAGGCCCTCGCGGGGGCGCCCCAGGCCCGCCCCTTCCCGAACTGGGGCTCCGCCCCGGACCCCGCTCCTCAAACGCCGGAGGGGCTAAGACGCTGCTGCACGCACATTTTCAGCCCGTCCGGCGTTTGAGGACGAGGCGCGAAGCGCCGATGCGGGGTCCGGGGCGGAGCCCCGGGTTCGGGAAGAGGCAGGACTGGGGAGCCCCCGGCAAGGCCCAGGCCCACTCTGGACGTGAGGGATGCCGCGCCGTAGCGTCGACCCGAGCCGCATGTGACTACCAGCGCTAGTTAAGAGCCCGCCGGAGGCCCCGCGATGTCGCCCGCAAGCAGCAGCAACCTGCCCCCCTTCGACCCGACCGACCCCCTGGGCCTGGACGACCTCCTGGACCCGGAGGACCTGGCGGTCCGGGACACCGTCAGGTCCTGGGCGGCGGACCGCGTGCTGCCGCACATCGCGGAGTGGTACGAGAGCGGCGAGCTGCCCGGGGTGCGGGAACTGGCCCGGGAGCTGGGGTCGATCGGGGCGCTCGGGATGTCGCTGACGGGCTACGGCTGCGCGGGCGCGAGCGCCGTGCAGTACGGGCTCGCCTGCCTGGAGCTGGAGGCGGCCGACTCCGGGATCAGGTCGCTGGTGTCGGTGCAGGGCTCCCTCGCGATGTACGCGATCTGGAAGTTCGGCTCCGAGGAGCAGAAGCAGCGCTGGCTGCCGGGAATGGCGGCCGGCGAGATCATCGGCTGCTTCGGCCTCACCGAGCCCGACCACGGCTCGGACCCGGCGGCCATGCGGACGTACGCGAAGAGGGACGGGACGGACTGGGTCCTGACCGGGCGCAAGATGTGGATCACGAACGGCTCGGTCGCGGGCGTCGCCGTGGTCTGGGCGCAGACCGACGACGGGATCCGGGGCTTCGCCGTCCCCACGGACAGCCCGGGCTTCGCCGCGCCGGAGATCAAGCACAAGTGGTCGCTGCGGGCCAGCGTCACCAGTGAGCTGGTCCTGGACGAGGTGCGGCTGCCGACCGACGCGGTACTGCCCGGCGTCACCGGCCTGAAGGGCCCGCTCAGCTGTCTGTCGCACGCCCGCTACGGCATCGTCTGGGGCGCGATGGGCGCGGCCAGGGCCTGCTTCGAAGCGGCCGTCGCGTACGCGCAGACCCGGGAGCAGTTCGGCAGGCCGATCGGCGGCTTCCAGCTCACGCAGGCGAAGCTCGCCGACATGGCGGTCGAGCTGCACAAGGGCATCCTGCTCGCGCACCACCTCGGACGCCGCATGGACGCCGGGCGGCTGCGCCCCGAGCAGGTCAGCTTCGGCAAGCTCAACAACGTACGAGAGGCGATCGAGATCTGCCGCACGTCGCGCACGATCCTCGGCGCCAACGGCATCTCGCTCGAGTACCCCGTGATGCGGCACGCGACGAACCTCGAGTCGGTGCTCACCTACGAGGGCACCGTCGAGATGCACCAGCTGGTCCTCGGCAAGGCGCTCACCGGGCTCGACGCCTTCCGCTGAGCGCGCGGGGCGCGCGGCGGCGGGGCACGGGCGCGGCGAGCGGCCTCGCCTCAGCTCTGGTTGAAGAAGCCGTCGGTCCGCTGGGCCGTGGCCTCGCCGCTGACGATCTCCGTGTTGGCGGGGGTCAGCAGGAAGACGCGGTGCGCGACCCGGTCGATGGAGCCGCGCAGACCGAAGATGAGCCCGGCCGCGAAGTCCACGACGCGCTTGGCGTCGCCGGGCTCCATCGACGTGAGGTTCATGATGACCGGCACGCCGTCCCGGAACATCTCACCGATGGCGCGGGCGTCGCGGAAGCTGTCCGGCGTGACCGTGCCGATCCTGTGGCCCTTGTCCTCGGCCACGTCCGACGCGACCTTGACCCGCGGGTCCGTGACCCACGCCTCGGCCGCCTCGGGGCCGTCGGCCCCGTCGTCTTCGTATCCGTCGTAGTAACGCTCGTCGTTGTTGTCGTCGACGAGGCCAAGCCAGGCACTCGCCTTGCGCACCGATCCCATGGACGCCTCCTCTCGCAGCGGTCTGCTTGCGTTCCGCATCCCTATGGTCGTCCATGATGCGGATGGTGCGCCAAGGGGATAGTCGCCGCGCGGGGTTTTCGTGACGGTACTGGCACACAGTCAATACGGCGACGCGCGGGATTCTTCAAGGGTCGTGCCGTGTACGGCTGCTGACAGTGAGTGAAATATGATTCTTCGCGGCGTATGGGTGACGCGCGGTGCGTACGGGTGAACGGGCGGGGGGAGGGACGGGTCGATACGATGCCGGAGTTCGCTCGCCCGGCGGATTCGTCGGACTCATCGGACTCATCGGACTCACGGGGGAGTCGCCTTGTTCGGAATCGTCAGGCCCTGCAGTCACCGTCTCGGGGAGGGACTCAAGCCCCAGTGGCTGGCGCATCTGTGCGGGCTGTGTCTCGCGCTGCGCGGTGACCACGGGCAGTTCGCACGCGTCGTGACCAACTACGACGGTCTGATCATCTCGGTTCTGACGGAGGCTCAGGCCGAGCGGGCCTCCGGCCGGCGGCGCACCGCGGGCCCCTGCCCGCTGCGCGGCATGCGCACCGCCTCCGTCGCCCAGGGCGAGGGCGCGCGGCTCGCCGCGGCCGTCTCGCTCGTGCTCGCGTCCGCGAAGGTCAAGGACCACGTCGTCGACGGCGACGGCCTGTTGGCGCGCAGGCCGGTGGCCGCCGCGGCCCGGCGTGTCGCGGGCCGGTGGGGCCGCGCGGGCGCGAGCACCGGCGCCGACGTGGGCTTCGACACGACCGTCCTGCTCGACGCCGTCGAACGGCAGGAGGGCATCGAGGCCTTGGCCGGACCCGGCACCTCCCTGCTCACCGTGACCGAGCCGACGGAGACCGCGACCGCCGCCGCCTTCGCGCACACCGCGGTCCTCGCCGGACGCCCGGGCAACGCGGAGCCGCTGGCCGAGGCCGGACGCCTCTTCGGCAGGCTCGCGCACCTCCTGGACGCCGTGGAGGACCGGGTCGCGGACACCGAGGCGGGTGCCTGGAACCCCCTCACGGCCCTCGGCACCTCCCGCGCCGAGGCCCGGCGGCTCGCCGACGACGCGCTGCACGGCATCCGGCTCGCCCTCGCCGAGGTGCGGTTCACCGACGCCAAGCTCGCCCACTTCCTGCTCGTGCACGAGCTCGAGCGCTCGGTGGCCCGGGCGTTCGGGACCACCTCGTGCGGGCACCCGCCGCACGAGGTGCGCGGGGCGTCCGCGCACGAGGTGACGGCCCATGACGGGTCCTACGGATCGGGGCCGTACGGGTCCGGCGGCTCGGGTTCCTACAGCGACGGGTCGTACTACGGGGGCGGGAACCACCGGGGCGACTCGTACGGCGGCGGCAACTACGGCGGGAGCGGCGACTGGTCCGGCGGTGAGCCGCCGAAGCCGCGGCGCGGGTTCTGGGCCGGGTGCGCCGTCGCGATCGGATTGTGCTGCACCTGCCGGCTGTGCTGTGCGAAGGAGTACGAGGGTCCGTGGTCCCGCAAGAAGCGCGAGGGCGCCTGCCGGGACTGCGACTGCGACTGCTGTGACTGCTGCTCGTGCTGTGACTGAGACGGGACCCCTCGGGGTGTGTCCGGCGGGGGCCCGGTGCGGGCCGCCCGCCGGTGACGTGCCGTCAGTCCTTGATCTCCGGCGGTGAGATCCGGGACGCGTCGATCGCCGACGCCCGGGTGCCCCGCTTCCTCAGGATGCGGTCGTACGTCCCGTCCTCGATGAGCCGGTTCACCGCCGCCGGGAACGTCGTCACCTCGTCGGACGCCTTCACCGGCGAGAACTTCCGCCGCGGCGGCTTCCTCGGCCACGCCGACCGGTACACCCGCGCCGCCGAGTTCGTGGCGGCGGCACGGGAGCTGTGGGACTCCTGGACCTCCGACGGGGTCGACGGAGCCGTGGGTGAGCCGCGGCCGGTCGCGCACCGCGGGCAGGGAGTTCGCCGCTCCCTCCGCCGACGTCGTCTTCACCAGGCACGGCACCCTGGAGGCGGGCCGAGCCTTCTGCGCCGACGTCAAAGGGCGGCTCGCGGCGTACGGGCGTGCGCCGGACGACCTGAGGATCATGCCCGGCGTCACCTTCGTCCTCGGGGACACCGCGGAGCAGCTGGAGGAGTGCGTCGGGACGGACGCCGCCGACGGCTTCATCCTCGTCCCGCACCTGACGCCGGGCGGGCTGGACGAGTTCGTCGAACGAGTGGTGCCGCTGCTCCAGGAGCGCGGCGTGTACCGCACGGAATACCGGGGCGCGACGCTGCGCTCACACCTCGGGCTGCCCGAGCCCGCATGGAAGGGTTGATCATCATGAGCACGACCGACGACACGCTGCGGGACTTCAAGGAGTGGCACGAGCTGCGCACGGCCACGGTCTCCGCGCCCCACGGCCCGCTGGCCCTCACCGGCACGCACTGGCTCGCCGACCACCCCGGCGGTACGCTGCCCGGCCTGCCCGGGCGCTGGTCGGCCGACGGCGACGAACTCGTCCTGACGGTGACGGCCGACGACGGCATCTCCCTCGACGGGCGGCCCCTCACGGGCACGGCCCGCCTCACGCCCGACGCGGGGCCCGTCAGCGCGGCCCGGCTCGGCCTCGGTGAGCGGCGCCTGGTGGTGCTGCGCCGCGAAGGGCTCTGGGCGGTGCGCGACTTCGACCCGGAAGCGGCCGCGCGGCGCGCCTTCACCGGCATCGAGGTCACCGCGTACGACCCGGACTTCGCGGTCGAGGGCTTCTTCACCCCGTACGAGCGGGACCGCACCGTGCGCGTGGGGAACGCGGACGGCGTGGAGCGGGGGCTCGGGCTCGGCGGTGAACTCGCCTTCACGCTGGCGGGGCGGGAGCACGCGCTGCAGGTGAGCGTCGAGGGCGACGGCTCGCTGTGGGCGGTGTTCGCGGACGGGACCAGCGGTGTCTCCAGCTACCGCTTCCGGTTCCTGCGGCCCGCCGCGCCCGACGAACAGGGCCGCACGCGCGTCGACTTCAACCGGTCGCTGCTGCCGCCGTGCGCGTTCGCCGACCACTTCATCTGCCCCTTCCCGCCGCCCGGCAACACCCTCACCGTCGAGATCGCCGCCGGGGAACGGAACCTTTCCCGCCGCTGATACGTCTGACAGGACGCCGATGACCCAGAGCCCCGGTGGTGTGCCGCACGTGCGACACCGCCGGGGCCGGTCGTCGTGTATCGGCCATCCCGGCTGAAAGGCACCCCTTGTGCGGTGTCACGGCGCCCCGAATACTCCCGAGCAGCGCTTGTCAGGGACACGGCGTAACCGGAATGCGCCGGTCCTTCGACCGCGCCTCACGGGCCCCCAACCCACATGGGCCCCCTGACTTCCCTCGGGAGGAACCAGCAGTGAGGATCAAGCGCACCACCCCCCGCAGCGGTATAGCGAGACACTCCCGCACGGTCGCCGTCGCGACCGGGCTCGTGGCCGCGGCCGCACTCGCCGTCCCTGCCGCCAGCGCCGGCGAGGCCCGCAGCTACAGCGCCTCCGACCTGACGGCCGCCAGTGACGCCGTTCTGGAAGCGGACGTCGCGGGCACCGCCTGGAACGTCGACCCCAAGACCAAGCAGGTCCTGGTCACCGCCGACAGCACGGTCTCCGAGGCCGAGATCGCCAAGCTGAAGCAGGCGGCGGGCGACAAGGCGGGCGCCCTGAAGATCGAGCGGACGCCCGGCAAGTTCCAGAAGTACATCTCCGGCGGCGACGCCACGTACGCCACCAGCTGGCGCTGCTCGCTCGGCTTCAACGTCCGCAGCGGCAGCACCTACTACTTCCTGACCGCCGGGCACTGCACCGACGGCGCGGGCACCTGGTGGGCCAACTCGTCGAAGACCACCGTGCTCGGCACCACGCGCGGCTCCAGCTTCCCGACGAACGACTACGGCATCGTCAGGTACACGAACAACTCGATCGCCAAGCCCGGCACCGTGGGCAGCCAGGACATCACCCGCGCCGCCGACCCGACCGTCAACCAGAGCGTGACGCGTCGCGGCTCCACCACCGGCACCCACTCCGGCCGCGTCACGGGCCTGAACGCGACGGTGAACTACGGCAACGGCGACATCGTGTACGGCATGATCAGGACGACCGTCTGCGCCGAGCCCGGCGACAGTGGCGGCCCGCTCTACTCCGGTTCCACGGCGCTCGGTCTGACCTCCGGCGGCAGCGGCAACTGCTCCTCCGGCGGTACGACGTTCTTCCAGCCGGTCACCGAGGCCCTGCGCGCGTACAACGTGAGCGTGTACTGACGCCCACCCCTGTACCCCGCACGGTCAGCGGCCACTTGAGCCCCCGCCCCCACTCCTGGGCGGGGGCTATTCGCCGTCCCGGCGTCGTCCGCGCCCGGCCGACGAGCATCGAGAACCGGACAGGACTAGTCCTCACCCGCTGCCGACCACTGCTCGCACGGGGTGTTTGCAGCGGGAACCGACGTGGTGAGACCACGGACGGTCAACGCGTCCTGGCCGGGGGCGCGTTGTCGGGCGCGCGTCCTGAAGTAGACCTTGTGTGCGACCTCGTGCGCTGGGAATAGTGGGCCGCGTCCTATTGGCATGGACGCGGCTTTCCCATCGTCAGCCCGCCATGCGCGTACGCCTCTCGGCCGCCGAGGTCCCCACACCGGAGCGGACCGACCCCCCACAGGAGGACGCGAGTTGAAGCACCGCCGCATACCCAAGCGCCGTGCCGCCATGGCAGGTGCGGGTGTCGTCGCTCTGATCGGCGCGGCCGTCACCTTCCAGACTGCGAACGCGAGTGAGGACACCCCCGCCCCCAAGCCGGACACGCTCTCCATCGCGAAGGCCGGAAAGCTCGCCTCCTCGCTGGACAAGGAGCTGGGCGCCGACGCCGCGGGGACGTACTACGACGCGCAGGCCAAGCAGCTCGTCGTGAACGTCCTCGACGACGACGCCAAGGACGCCGTCGAGTCCGCCGGCGCCAAGGCCAGACTGGTCGAGAACTCCCTCGCCGAGCTCAAGAGCGCCCGCGCCACGCTCACGGACAAGGCCTCGGTCCCCGGCAGCTCGTGGGCCACCGACCCGGCCGCCAACAAGGTCGTCGTGACCGTGGACCGCACGGTCAAGGGCGCCGACCTCAAGAAGCTGACCTCGGTCGTCGAGGGTCTCGGTGAGAAGGCCGAACTGAAGCACTCCAAGGGAGAGTTCAAGCCCTTCATCGCCGGTGGCGACGCCATCTTCGGCGGCAGCAGCCGCTGCTCGCTCGGCTTCAACGTGGTCAAGGACGGTGCCCCGCACTTCCTGACGGCGGGGCACTGCACGGAGGCCGTCACCAGCTGGTCCGAGAAGCAGGGCGGTCCGGCCATCGGTGAGAACGCGGGCTCCAGCTTCCCCGACAACGACTACGGCATCGTCAAGTACTCCGGCGACACCGCGCACCCGAGCGAGGTGAACCTCTACAACGGCTCCACGCAGAAGATCACCAAGGCCGGGGCCGCGACCGTCGGCCAGCAGGTGCAGCGCAGCGGTTCCACCACGCAGCTGCACGACGGCAAGGTCACGGGCCTGGACGCCACCGTGAACTACGGCAACGGCGACATCGTGAACGGCCTCATCCAGACCGACGTGTGCGCGGAGCCCGGTGACAGCGGCGGCGCGCTGTTCGCGGGCGACACGGCCCTCGGTCTGACGTCCGGCGGCAGCGGTGACTGCAGCTCCGGCGGCGAGACGTTCTTCCAGCCGGTGCCCGAGGCCCTCGAAGCCTTCGGGGCGGAAATCGGCTGACGTCTGGTTCGAGTGCGGCGGCGGGCCCCGGAAACCTCTCGGTTTCCGGGGCCCGCTGGCATTTTCCGGCGGAGTTAAGAAGGCTGGTTGAAGAATTCAGGATCCCTGAATTCTCAAGGGGTGACGCGCGTAGATATCTCCATGATGCGGAGGTGGTGTCGCTAGATGACCTTCGTAAGCAAGGCTGATGTGTCAGGTGACCTTCCTTGGTGGGGGTCTGTGGTGTAGATCTCAAAGCGGCGAGATGTCCGTGTTCATGCCCTTATGGGGGCCCGCAATGTTGCGCGGCTGTAAATCTGCGCAGCATTCTTGAAATGCTTTCTGCGGGGGATTTGCAAAGGCTCCGCATCGCTGGCTCTAATGATGCGCACCCCGACGCGGAAAACCTCCGCGTCCGCACG from Streptomyces flavofungini includes:
- a CDS encoding MFS transporter; translation: MSGTTTAAAPSGRRPPGEGANRWVVLVVLCVSLLLVAVDATVLHVAVPAVTEDLKPGAIELLWIVDIYPLVCASLLILFGTLGDRVGRRRVLLLGYGLFGVASAIAALADTPDVLIAARALLGVGGAMIMPATLSILRQVFPDRRERALAIGVWSAVAAVGAACGPLLGGFLLEHFWWGSVFLINIPLMLVSLPVGRWLLPESTGARNGPWDVVGALMAAGGLFGLVLGVKRLGGGESPLGATTLLALLVGGGLLVAFVRRQRRRRHPLVDLAMFTRPAFSTSVGCIVLAMLALVGLELIAAQYLQLVLGLSPLETGLRLLPLTIAAMAAGLAGSRMLQRFGPRAMVASGFGLTALAVAALTAMGSEDNAPLLLTGFVLLGFGLETTLFGAYESMLSEAPQTQAGGAAAIGETSYQLGAGIGIALLGSVMNAAYAPGLSSVRGVPAADSAAAGHSLGEAYDVADRLGGAQGEALRVAARDSFVHGLHVTLLVSAGLLLLGALAALRLPRVMECGGSAGEVEPGIPVPREGAGVPAESLR
- a CDS encoding acyl-CoA dehydrogenase family protein, which codes for MSPASSSNLPPFDPTDPLGLDDLLDPEDLAVRDTVRSWAADRVLPHIAEWYESGELPGVRELARELGSIGALGMSLTGYGCAGASAVQYGLACLELEAADSGIRSLVSVQGSLAMYAIWKFGSEEQKQRWLPGMAAGEIIGCFGLTEPDHGSDPAAMRTYAKRDGTDWVLTGRKMWITNGSVAGVAVVWAQTDDGIRGFAVPTDSPGFAAPEIKHKWSLRASVTSELVLDEVRLPTDAVLPGVTGLKGPLSCLSHARYGIVWGAMGAARACFEAAVAYAQTREQFGRPIGGFQLTQAKLADMAVELHKGILLAHHLGRRMDAGRLRPEQVSFGKLNNVREAIEICRTSRTILGANGISLEYPVMRHATNLESVLTYEGTVEMHQLVLGKALTGLDAFR
- a CDS encoding cell division protein SepF → MGSVRKASAWLGLVDDNNDERYYDGYEDDGADGPEAAEAWVTDPRVKVASDVAEDKGHRIGTVTPDSFRDARAIGEMFRDGVPVIMNLTSMEPGDAKRVVDFAAGLIFGLRGSIDRVAHRVFLLTPANTEIVSGEATAQRTDGFFNQS
- a CDS encoding DUF5685 family protein produces the protein MFGIVRPCSHRLGEGLKPQWLAHLCGLCLALRGDHGQFARVVTNYDGLIISVLTEAQAERASGRRRTAGPCPLRGMRTASVAQGEGARLAAAVSLVLASAKVKDHVVDGDGLLARRPVAAAARRVAGRWGRAGASTGADVGFDTTVLLDAVERQEGIEALAGPGTSLLTVTEPTETATAAAFAHTAVLAGRPGNAEPLAEAGRLFGRLAHLLDAVEDRVADTEAGAWNPLTALGTSRAEARRLADDALHGIRLALAEVRFTDAKLAHFLLVHELERSVARAFGTTSCGHPPHEVRGASAHEVTAHDGSYGSGPYGSGGSGSYSDGSYYGGGNHRGDSYGGGNYGGSGDWSGGEPPKPRRGFWAGCAVAIGLCCTCRLCCAKEYEGPWSRKKREGACRDCDCDCCDCCSCCD
- a CDS encoding LLM class flavin-dependent oxidoreductase — its product is MSRGRSRTAGREFAAPSADVVFTRHGTLEAGRAFCADVKGRLAAYGRAPDDLRIMPGVTFVLGDTAEQLEECVGTDAADGFILVPHLTPGGLDEFVERVVPLLQERGVYRTEYRGATLRSHLGLPEPAWKG
- a CDS encoding DUF1684 domain-containing protein, whose translation is MSTTDDTLRDFKEWHELRTATVSAPHGPLALTGTHWLADHPGGTLPGLPGRWSADGDELVLTVTADDGISLDGRPLTGTARLTPDAGPVSAARLGLGERRLVVLRREGLWAVRDFDPEAAARRAFTGIEVTAYDPDFAVEGFFTPYERDRTVRVGNADGVERGLGLGGELAFTLAGREHALQVSVEGDGSLWAVFADGTSGVSSYRFRFLRPAAPDEQGRTRVDFNRSLLPPCAFADHFICPFPPPGNTLTVEIAAGERNLSRR
- a CDS encoding S1 family peptidase; translated protein: MRIKRTTPRSGIARHSRTVAVATGLVAAAALAVPAASAGEARSYSASDLTAASDAVLEADVAGTAWNVDPKTKQVLVTADSTVSEAEIAKLKQAAGDKAGALKIERTPGKFQKYISGGDATYATSWRCSLGFNVRSGSTYYFLTAGHCTDGAGTWWANSSKTTVLGTTRGSSFPTNDYGIVRYTNNSIAKPGTVGSQDITRAADPTVNQSVTRRGSTTGTHSGRVTGLNATVNYGNGDIVYGMIRTTVCAEPGDSGGPLYSGSTALGLTSGGSGNCSSGGTTFFQPVTEALRAYNVSVY
- a CDS encoding S1 family peptidase — its product is MKHRRIPKRRAAMAGAGVVALIGAAVTFQTANASEDTPAPKPDTLSIAKAGKLASSLDKELGADAAGTYYDAQAKQLVVNVLDDDAKDAVESAGAKARLVENSLAELKSARATLTDKASVPGSSWATDPAANKVVVTVDRTVKGADLKKLTSVVEGLGEKAELKHSKGEFKPFIAGGDAIFGGSSRCSLGFNVVKDGAPHFLTAGHCTEAVTSWSEKQGGPAIGENAGSSFPDNDYGIVKYSGDTAHPSEVNLYNGSTQKITKAGAATVGQQVQRSGSTTQLHDGKVTGLDATVNYGNGDIVNGLIQTDVCAEPGDSGGALFAGDTALGLTSGGSGDCSSGGETFFQPVPEALEAFGAEIG